One region of Gossypium raimondii isolate GPD5lz chromosome 6, ASM2569854v1, whole genome shotgun sequence genomic DNA includes:
- the LOC105774031 gene encoding probable carboxylesterase 15 produces the protein MVQEKKLVQDVSGWLRVYDDGSVDRTWTGPPEVKFMAEPVSPHEQFIDGIATRDVTIDQNSGLRARIYLPEEENPKFPIILHFHGGGFCISQADWFMYYQFYTRLAKSIPAIVVSVYLRPAPENKLPAACDDGYAALLWLKSLSKGESNEPWLNTHGDFNRVFLIGDSSGGNIVHEVATRSGFIDLNPLRLAGAIPIHPGFVRAQRSKSELEQPESPFLTLDMVDKFLALALPNGCTKDHPITCPMGSFAPPIETLSLPPLMYCVAEKDMIKDTEMEYYELLKKANKDVELFISTEMGHSFYLNKIAIDTDPVTAAQTGELIEGIKVFINKH, from the coding sequence ATGGTTCAAGAAAAGAAGCTAGTCCAGGACGTATCTGGTTGGCTAAGAGTCTATGATGATGGCTCAGTCGACCGAACCTGGACTGGTCCCCCTGAGGTCAAGTTCATGGCTGAACCAGTCTCACCCCATGAACAATTCATTGATGGTATAGCCACTCGTGATGTCACCATCGATCAAAATTCAGGCCTCCGGGCTCGAATTTACTTGCCGGAGGAGGAAAATCCCAAGTTTCCGATCATACTTCATTTCCATGGCGGTGGCTTTTGCATCAGCCAAGCTGATTGGTTCATGTACTATCAGTTTTACACTAGGTTAGCCAAATCGATTCCAGCTATTGTCGTCTCGGTTTACCTCAGGCCAGCACCCGAGAACAAGCTTCCGGCAGCTTGTGACGATGGCTACGCCGCTCTCCTTTGGCTTAAATCGTTATCTAAAGGTGAGTCAAACGAACCTTGGCTCAACACCCATGGTGATTTCAACCGAGTTTTCCTTATAGGTGATAGCTCAGGAGGGAACATCGTGCATGAAGTAGCTACACGTAGTGGGTTCATTGATTTGAACCCACTAAGACTCGCTGGTGCTATCCCTATCCACCCAGGGTTCGTTCGGGCTCAGCGAAGCAAGTCCGAGTTAGAACAACCCGAGTCACCTTTCTTAACCTTAGACATGGTGGATAAGTTCTTAGCCTTAGCATTGCCAAATGGGTGCACCAAGGACCATCCCATTACTTGTCCTATGGGGTCATTTGCCCCACCAATTGAAACCCTAAGTTTACCTCCATTGATGTATTGTGTGGCTGAGAAAGACATGATCAAGGACACTGAGATGGAGTATTATGAATTACTGAAAAAAGCCAACAAAGATGTGGAGTTGTTTATTAGCACTGAAATGGGTCATAGCTTTTATCTTAACAAGATTGCCATTGATACTGACCCTGTTACTGCTGCACAAACTGGTGAACTTATTGAAGGAATCAAAGTGTTCATCAATAAGCATTGA